TTAAATGATAGTTTATACATTAAACCCTCTATCATGTGATAGAGGGTTTTTTATATAGGTTAAGGGCTTTTGTAAGATACCATGAAACAGATTATATATCCGTTTTTTAACTGATTACCCGAATGCTTACTCTCGTAGAGTTGAAAATATTCAGTGGCACAATGATCGTGATTATTCTAAATTGATTACAAATAAATACGGCAGGCTTTTAGCCTGCCGTATTTTTCACATGTTGTTATTACATGTTTTTTTATTTAATCATGATTTTACGAGAGTATATTTTTCCTTCTTTTGTTGTAAGGGTCATAATATAAACTCCTTCCGGTAGTGTAGATTCAAACGTTTTTGATTTTAGTTTTGAACGGTACACTTCTTTTCCTGATGTATTGATTAAAGCAACGTCAGATCCTTCGAAAGGTACATTTCCATCAAGGGTAACCTGACCATTCTTGCTGTATGCCATTAAGCTGATGTGTGGATCTTTGTACTGATAAGCGTAATAAATACGGAAACCTCCATTAAGGTTAAGCAATCCTGAGTTAAGGCTTATTTTCACACGGTCAAAAGGTTTGTTCATGGTAAGTTCAATAGCTCCTCTACTTGCATCCGTCCCACCAAGCTTAAGAACATCATCGAACATATTCATATAATCATTATTGGAAACATCACCAAGAAATGTCTCTATAGATATTCCTCCTATGAGTTGTGCAGTAAGAATAGATTGATCTGTACCAACACCAATGACAAGTTTATTCGTATCAGCAAGGATATTGGACGTAGGGAAAATCAGAGTCTGTTCTGTTCTTCCTAATAATCCAATAGGAACAAGTAGGGTAGAGTAGTCGTTTTCGTTACTGCCTACTGCGTTTTCTGGATTTTGTACAAAACAGGCAACACAGATACCATATGCCCGGTTTGTTTGACTGCTTGCGTACACTTTGTTAAGTTGTGCAAAAGACATTGTGTTCATTAGGAACAATAGTAAGGAAGCCAAGACTACTTTTTTCGTCATGCTTTGGCCTGCGAATAGATTTGTTTTCATATGTTAGAAATTAGTTTTTAGAATTTTAAAATTACAAAAAAAAAGGTTACGATAATGTATTTATTTCATATTTATGTGATTTAATAATGATTTTTATTTTTTCCTTAACCTAAGCAAGTCGTTGAAAATGAAGTAATCCCTTGTCTATAAAGGGATGTCAAATATTGTATTATGTATTTTAATTCTACCTATAGTGTGAAAAATTCATTAAGAATTAACGATGGCTTAATGTATAATCTATTGAAAATGAGACTAAAAATAATCCCCCTTTACCATGTATAAAGGGGGATTACATTTGCCAAATTTATAATTATAATCAGTGTTTTTTTGTTCCTTTTATATTAGGCAAAAATGCGGTAATAATACCCATAAGAGGTAAAAAAGCACATATTTTAAATACATATTCTATGCTGGTGTCATCTGCTACCGCCCCCAGAACAGCAGATCCTATACCTCCCATTCCAAACATGAATCCGAAAAACAACCCGGCTACTAATCCGATTTTATCCGGCATAAGATCGGTAGCGTAAACCAGAATAGCAGAGAAAGCGGATGCAATGATCAATCCGATAAGAATTGCAAAAATAACTGTCCACATCAAAGAAAGATAAGGAAGACAAAGCGTGAAAGGAGCAGCACCCAAGATAGAAATCCAGATTATTTTCTTTCTGCCATATTTATCACCCAGTTTGCCACCAAGGATCGTTCCTACTGCAACTGCTGCAAGGAACATGAACAAATACAGCTGCGAATCCTTTACTGAAATATGAAACTTATCAATAAGGAAAAATGTGAAGTAATTGGTCATTGATGCCAGATAGATGTATTTAGAAAATACAAGGGCCAAAAGGATAGTAATTGAGAATATTACTTTTTTTCTTGAAAGATCTATGTGTACGACCATATCTGAATGTTTTACCGTCTTTCTTATGGATAGCCTTTCAGCATACCAGTTTCCAATTCTCCATAAAACAATAATACCAATGAAAGCAGCTATAGCAAATAGTCCCACATAACCCTGGCCTAAGGGAAGGACTATAAGTGCAACTAATAAGGGACCGATTGCACTTCCCGAGTTTCCTCCCACCTGAAATATAGACTGGGCCAGCCCTTTCTGGCCACCGGAAGCCAGTTGGGCAACCCGTGAAGCCTCAGGATGAAAAACGGAAGATCCCATTCCGATGAGTGCAACTGAAATGAGAATAACATAGTACTCATGTGCTGCCGCAAGGAGTAATAATCCTGCCATGGAAAGCGCCATACCTATAGCCAGTGACCTTGGATTAGGTTTTTTATCTGTGTATATACCAACAAAGGGCTGTAGAATAGATGCGGTAAGCTGGAACACCAGGGTAATAATACCAATCTGGGAAAATGATAGCTTAAACTCTCCCTTTAGAATGGGATACAAGGAAGGAATTGTAGATTGGATCAGGTCATTTAAAAAATGAGAAAAGCTGATCATAAAGAGAATGGGATAAACAATCTTATGGGTGTCAATTGTTTTTGTCTGTACAGTGTTCATAGAATAATAGTTTTAATTCATCTTGTCATCTGATGAATTTTAAGTTGTTAATAGAAAGTCTTTTTTATAATAGTTTGTGAATTATTTTTTCAGCAATAAGAGCCGCATTATCCGCATCTCTGTTCCTAATATATTCATAGAGTTCCGCATGCAATTTCTGTGAAATCCTGAATGCTTCAGTATTGTTTTTATGGCTGCTTTCAAAGACTCTGAGGACTTGTCTGCTCGCTATTTTATAAATTTCTTTCAGGAGTTTATTTCCACACGCTTCCGCTATGGATAAATGGAAATTGATATCAGCCTGGTAACATTCGAGTGCCATATTTTCTTCCGCAAACTTATTTCTCAGATCCAGATATTCTTTTATGGTTTTCAGTTGAGCTTCTGTATGATTGAGAGCTGCTTTTGCGGCAACTTTTGACTCCAGCAGAGATCGTACTTCTTCTACTTCTTCAATTTCTGCATTGCTCATCTGGATTTCCAGAGATTCCTGGACATTTTTTGAAACCACAAATGTACCGACACCTTGCTGTACACTTAATACACCTTTAATGGATAGTATTTTAATAGCCTCGCGAATACTCGAGCGTCCCACACCATATACTTTCATCAGTTCCGGCTCCGTAGGTAGCTGATCACCGATTGAATAAGTCTCATTGAGTATTCCTTCGGTGAGTCTTTCTGCAACTTCCTGAGCTAATGTCTTTTTTTGGATCTGTGTCATATACATCTTATCATCTGATGATTGCAAAGCTAGGACTTATAGTATATATTGCAAAGAGATATATAAATAAATTTTTAAAAATCCCGTCTTTATGAATGAGAGGGACTATAAAACAAAAAGCTGCAAACATTGTTTGCAGCTTTTGTAGCCCGTAGGGGAATCGAACCCCTCTTACCAGAATGAAAATCTGAGGTCCTAACCGATAGACGAACGGGCCATCTACCATTACACTAAGATGTCTTAATGTGTTAGATTTTTTGTTTTTATAAGTTTACAACTCTTATTAGTAGCCCGTAGGGGAATCGAACCCCTCTTACCAGAATGAAAATCTGAGGTCCTAACCGATAGACGAACGGGCCAACTATCCGTATTACGCTAATTTATTAACGTGCTTAGTTAATTTACTTTTCAAGTTAGCAGCCTTGTTTTTGTGGATAATATTTTTCTTAGCTAATTTATCCAACAAAGAGATAACCTTTGGCAATTGCTCTGCAGCAGCAGCTTTGTCTTCTTCATTTCTCAAAACCTTCATTGCTGTTCTAGCAGTTTTGTGGTAGTATCTGTTACGAACTTTTCTAACTTCGTTTTGTCTAATTCTCTTTAATGCTGATTTATGATTTGCCATATCGTTCAAATGTGAGTGCAAAAGTAAAAACTTTTTTTTTATCTGCCAAATTTATTTTTAAATAATTTCAATTTTCTTCAGATAAATATTTTCTCAGTTTGTCTATTGCTTGTTCTATTTTAAAATTTTCTTGTTCCTTATCTATTTTCTTGATAATATTTCCCAACATTATCATTGCGTTGTTCCATTCTCCAGTAGTATTGGTGAAAGTTAGTCCATCTATAGTTACTTCAAAGGCTACCCTCTCTCCATACCTGTAAAGTCTGAAACTTATCTTGTCATCTCTGCCTATTATCCCATCTTCATTAACTTTCAAGTCGTAACTTTTTGGGTTAGAGTGGATCTTCTTAAAAAGCAATGTTGCTTCTTGAATTTTTAAATCCGGCATGATATCAAATTTGGTAGCCTATAGGGGAATCGAACCCCTGTTGCAAGAATGAAAATCTTGAGTCCTAACCACTAGACGAATAGGCCAAATTTTGAGGTTGCAAAAGTAATAATTAACTTCTTAACTTCAAAATTATTTTTTACACTATCTGTAAACTTTTTGTATGATAGTATTCTTAATGCCCTTTGTCTCAAGCTCTTTCTGGATTTTCACAGCATCTTCCAATGTGTATACTTTTCCATAAGTGTAGTAGAAAACTCCACTTTCTTTATTCCTTTCCACGTCTTTCAGGGTCTGGAGAATAAATGAGTTACCATTTAATTTATCTCCTACATATACCTCTATCGTATAGTATCCGGTACTTAGTTTTTGGTTAGGCATAAATCCTACGGCAAATGCATTTTTGAATCCGGCATCTTTGGCTGTTCTAAGGTTAATATCTTTTACGGAAGCCATATTCGTTACTCCATAATAATATTTGTACAGTCCGTTTTCTTTGATAGGAAGAATGTAATTCAATCCTTTAAGAGCTGGATCTCCATCATTGTATTTAGTAGGGGAGCTCATTAGCAGAATTCTGAAATCATTTTTTAATGCAACTTCTACAGGTTTTTCTGGTTCAGGCTTTTTGGTTGCGATCATAGAAGGACCTCCTGACTTTCTGTCAATTGCTTTTTTATAATCGATAATCGCCTGATAGATACTTTCTGCAATCTCTTCCTGTCCTCTGTCCGAGGCTAAATAGTGACTTTCTTCTGCATGATTGATAAATCCGGTCTCAATAAGTACGGAAGGCATTGCATTCATACGAAGAACGTGCAGGTTCTTTTGGAAAACACCTCTTGAAAATCTTTTGTCTTTATTTACAAAGTTATCTTCTACCAATCCACCGAATAATAAGCTCGATTCGAGGTATTTGCTTTGCTGAAGCTTTAAGGCGATCAGAGATTCCGGAGAGCTGGCATCATAGGAACCAAAGGTCTGTCTGTCTTTTTCATCAAGAAAGATCACATCATTTTCCCTTTTGGCAACTTCCAGGTTGGTGTCATTTTGGTCGGGCCCCTGTACATAAGTTTCCGTTCCGTAAGCTGAAGATCTTTGTGCCGAGTTACAGTGTACCGAGATAAAAAGGTCAGCTTTGCTTCTGTTCGCGAGATTGGTTCTGTCGGAAAGAGAAGGATATTCGTCAAATTTGCGGGTATAGATTACTTTAAAGTCTTTATTTTTTTCAAGCATCCTTCCTAATTTTAGGACAACTGAAAGGGTTACATCTTTTTCAGCAAGAAGTCCAATATCACTATAAGTCCTCTTCGCCCCTGAATCACTGCCTCCATGTCCTGCATCTAAAACGATCGTAAATTTTTTTTGTGAAAAAATAAATTGGCTCAAAAGAATGAGGATAAATGATAAAATTATTTTAAATTTTTGTTTGTACATCTTACAGTTTTAAAAATTATATTAATTTTGAGCCTTAATTACATACAATAAAATTGGCCAAAACCGTCCTCAAAAATATATTACAAATTTTAATTATCCTAATTTTTAACAATTTTTTAGCACAGAAAACCCCTGAAAAATTGCCTAAAAATACGGTAATTAATGATACTATTTCCAAAAAGGATACCATTGTTGCAAAGAAGGAATCATTAGATGATGTTCTTATGACAAAAGCAGATAATATCCGGAGAGATTTCCCTAAAAAAATGATATACCTGAACCAAAAAGCTCAGGTAAAATATCAGGATATGCAGATTGATGCGGATTATATTTCTATTGATGAGCAGAAAAATCTGATCTATGCCCGTGGAAAGCAGGATTCTTTAGGAAAGAAGATTATAGAACCTGTACTTACTACCCAGGCCGGGAAAAAGTATGAGACGGATCAGTTCAATTATAATTATAAGACAAGACAGGCGATTGCCTATAATGCACGAACAGAAGAGAGTGAAGGGGTAATCATTGCCAATAAAACAAAAAAGTATAATGACTCTGTTTTTGCAATGAGACACGCATTATATACTACAGATGAGTATTTCCTGAAGAAAAAAGATACTGCTGCAGATTACCATTTGCTCGCTTCCAATATCAAACTGGTAAAAACCAAAGAAAAATCCCAGATTATTACAGGACCGATACAAATGTATATAGAGCAGGTGCCTACACCTCTAATTATGCCTTTTGCTATTTTACCGTTTTCCAGTAAAAGGTCTGCAGGTATCCTGATCCCCAGTTTCGGGGAAAGACAGGATGTAGGGTTTTTCCTGAATGGCATCGGATACTATCAGCCCATTGGAGACCATTTTGATATGAAAGTCCTTGCTGACATTTATACGAAAGGAAGCTGGAACGTGAGACCGGAAATGAACTATGTAAAGAAATACAGGTACTCGGGGAATTTCACCGCTGATATAGGAACGACCATCAGAGGAATTAAAGGATTGGACGATTATTCAAGAAGCAGTACATACAGGATTGCCTGGAGACATACGCAGGATACAAAAGCAAATCCGTTTCTTACATTTTCTGCATCGGTAGATATCGTAAGTAATAAATTCTATAATAATACCATCAACAATAACTATATATTCAATCAGAATGTATTGAATACACAGCAGAACTCGACGGTTACCGTGACTAAAAGGTTCTTAAAACTTCCTGCTACTGTTACGGCAACGGCATCGTATTCACAGAACTTTGCTACCGGATTGGCAGATCTTCGTTTGCCGCAAATGAACGTTGCAATCAATCAGTTTTATTTATTTAAATCAAAAACAGGAGTAAGACAAGGTCTTCTGGAAAATATTACGGTAAATACCGGATTAAATTTAACAAACTTTGTGACAACAAACGAAGGGGAGCTATTTACTAAGGCTATGTGGGATAAGCTTCAAACAGGTCTTACGAATAATATTACTTTAGGGACGAATACCACCGTTGCTAAATATTTTACCTTCAGTTTAGGAACTACAATTAATAATGCCCTGACAACAAAGACCCTTACCAGATATTATGATCCTTTAAGCAACAATTCCAATAAAGTGGTAGACCAGGTGAATAAGCAGATTGCAGGATATTCTTATTTTTCAAGTACAGCGAGTTTACAGACTACATTATACGGAATGCTTAATTTCAAAAAAGGATCTGCAATAGAAGCCATCAGGCATATGATGACCCCAAGTATCGGATTCACTTATTCTCCTGACTTCGGAAAACCTGGATTCGGGTACTATAAGAATTATTATGATGCCAACGGGGCTTTAACTCCTTATTCTATTTTTGACGGTGGGATTGTAGGATCGCCTACAAGTGGTATGCAAGGATCATTAGGTTTTAATATAGGGAATAACATTGAAATGAAGGTAAAGTCTAAGAAAGACTCTACAGGAGTGAAGAAAATAAAAATCTTCGAATCATTAAATCTTTCCGGAAGTTATAATTTTGCTGCTAAAGACCATCCATGGTCAATTTTCTCAATTAACGGACAATCTTCATTTTTTGAGAATAAATTAAGTGTTAATACCAGCCTGTCATTAGATCCATATAAAATTCTTTTTGTTCCGGGATCAGATACTGGTATCAGGACTGAACGTTTTGGGGGATTTAGTGTACAGGGGTTCAATATTCAGGTGTCATATCCTTTAAGCAGTGAGATCTTTGGAGCTAAAACAGATTATGCTAAAAAATACCAGTCTAAAGGAGAAATAAGAAATGAAAATTATTATTTCGATGATGATCATTATGCTCATTTTGATCAGGCATGGACTTTGAATGTTAATGCAAACTACGCTTATTCCAAAAACTTATCCAGATTTGGGACGAAAATTGCTTCAGTAGGATTGGATGGAAGTATTAAGCTTACTCCTTATTGGAACATTAACGGGAGTACACACTATGATATGATCACCAAACAGCTGGCATATACAAGGATAGGGTTCTCCAGGGATCAGCGAAGTTTTACGATTAATTTTAACTGGGTTCCTTTCGGACAATATAAGGTATATGACTTTTTTATAGGGATAAAAGCTAATATTTTGAGTGATGCACTTAAATATAAGGATAGAAGTTTTACCCAACCGAATGCACCTTTCTAATATAAGGTGGAGTTTTGAGAATAAATTTTATATTTGCACCCAAAATAAATTTTGCTGAATCCATTAAAGTCCCGGAAGAGGGATAAAGCAAATGGTGATAGTATAGATAAAAAAATAAATATCCACATATGAAACAAATAATCAACACAGTTAATGCTCCTGCAGCAATCGGACCTTACTCACAAGCAAATATGGCTAACGGAGTTTTATATATTTCAGGTCAGATTCCTGTAGATCCTGCAACAGGTAAATTGGTAGAAGGAATTGAGAAAGAAACTCATCAGGTAATGAAAAACCTTGAGGCAATTCTTACTGAAGCTGGGATGACTTTTAAAAACGTTGTAAAAGCGACAATATTTCTTAAGAGTATGGATGATTTTGCTGTGATGAATGATATTTATGCATCTTATCTGGATGCAGAAAGCTATCCGGCTCGTGAAACGGTACAGGTATCTTGCCTGCCTAAGAATGTTGATATTGAAATTTCGATGATTGCACATCAGGATTAATGAGCTTTATAAGAAATACATTTGCGGTGTTGGTAGGTCTTGGTATTGCAGGGCTTATTATTACTCTTGGTATAAGAGCTTTTCCGCAGTGGATTACTTTTGACGCTTTTGCCCCTTTTGAACACTGGCAAAGATTTCTGTACAGCATGAGAAATGACGGAGCCTTTTTTGGATTTCTGTTGTTTATTTCCGGTTTAGGAACAACAATAGGAGGTGTGGCAACCGCGATTATTGTAAAATATGCTAAAGTAGCCTATGCTATTCTCATTGGTTTTATCATGCTGTTCATAGCAATGCTGGATGTTATTATATTTCCTTACCATCCTACATTTTATAAAATTTCCATATTTCTTACCTTTTTCCCTTTCTCCTGGATCGGAGGTAAGATTGTAGAAGTTATTTATGAGAGGAATAAGAAAAAGAGGATTGCTGATAAAATGAATAAAACAAAATAAAAAAAACGCTGCATTTGCAGCGTTTTTTTATTTATAGTTTCTTTATTGATTAAGGCATTTTGAAACCTTTTGTATAGATTCTTCCATATTCATCCACAAACTTCACCTGAACATTTCCCTGATACTTGTCAAGGATCTTTTCAACATCTTTTTGTGAGTTTACAGGCTTACCGTTGATCTCTATAATGATATAGTTATCTACAACTCCTATTTTAGCCATTTCGCTTCCTTCTGATACGTTTTTAGCGATAACACCACTGTTTAGTCCGTAGCTGGTTTTAAAGGAGTCACTTAATGGCTCAAATTCAGATCCTATTTTTTCTGTAACGCTAAGGTCAGCCTTAGTTCTCGTAGAAGTTCCTCCTTTCTGGTCTTTTAAAGTAACCGTAGTCACATTTTCTTTACCGTTTCTCAGATAAGTAACCTGAACTTTATCACCAGGACGTTTGCTTCCTACCGCCATAGAAAGATCTGCAAAGTCTGTAATTAATGTTCCGTCTATTTTAGTGATGATATCTCCGTTTTTGATTCCTGCATTTTCAGCACCACTGTTGTCCGTAACTTCTGTAACATAAACTCCGGAACCTACTTTAACGTTGGCTTTTTTCTGCTTGTTGTACATAGCAACCTGCTGATCATCTGAAAGGTCTAAAGAAGCAACTCCTAAGAATCCTCTCTGTACAATTCCAAACTTTTTAATGTCCTCAACAATTTTTCTTGCCAGGTTAGAAGGGATTGCAAATCCATATCCCTGATAATAACCTGTGGTAGATTGAATGGCCGAATTGATCCCGATCAGGTCGCCATTGGCATTTACAAGGGCTCCTCCTGAATTTCCAGGGTTAATAGCAGCATCTGTCTGGATAAAACTTTCAATCGGATTACTTGCTTTTCCTTGTGATCCAAGAATGCCGATTCCTCTTCCTTTTGCAGAAATAATACCGGCAGTTACCGTAGAGTTCAACCCAAGCGGATTACCTACAGCAAGAACCCATTGCCCTACTTCAATGTTGTCTGAATTAGCAAAATTCAAATAGGGTAGTCCCTTTTCTTCTATCTTTAATAAGGAAATATCCGTATTAGGATCGGTTCCTACTAATGTAGCGATATATGACTTTTTATTGCTTAAAACAACTTCCAGTTTATTGGCACCTGCTACAACATGGTTGTTTGAAATGATATACCCGTCCGGAGAAATGATAACTCCTGAACCCATCCCTGAAGGCATGTTGTCCGGAATCTGTTGTTGTTTCTGTCTTTGTTGTCCGCCTCTTCCTCCAAAAGGATCTCCGAAGAAGAAATCAAATAAATCCTGCTCCGACGCTCTGCTTGAAGTCCTGGTCTGGTAATTTTTAATGGTAACTACAGCAGGAACTGTTGTTTTTGCAGCTTTTACAAAATCATCTCCTGTAGCTGCCGTATTCATTCCAGCGAAAGAAGTATTGGCAGATTTAGTAAAATAAGATTGGTCTCCGTTGTTGGCATTGTGACCGAAATATTGTATCGTGCCAACGGTAGTAGCTCCTGAGATAACTCCTACTACAGCAAATGGTAATAGTTTTTTTAAAGTACTCTTCATTGTATATCTTCTTTTATTTTTTATTAATTAATTCTGGTTTTACAGTAAACAAATTTAATGCTAAATAGGTGTGCAATTAGTGCAATGTGTTTCAACTTTAACTAAAATTTAACAGGAATACGGTATTTTTATGGTACTACTGATAATTGATGAAATCTCAATTAACGAAACTTAAAAATTTATTAAAGACAATATGACATATAGATGGTTGTATTGTCACAAAGGTTAAATTATCTGTATTTTCATACAACAAATTACCATATTTATTAATCTTTTTCTTCAGCACCATTAAAGATAGTGTTTTAAACCGAGAATAGGGCTAATAGAAAAAATGATTATCTTTGCAAAAATTTTTCTCACTTAAAACGTTTATAGCATGCAACTGTACAACACCTTAAGCGCAGAAGAAAGAGCTCAACTTATTGATGAAGCCGGTAAGGAACGTCTTACATTGTCTTTCTATGCGTATGCCAAAATTGAAGATCCCAAAAAATTTCGCGACGAATTATTTATAGCCTGGAATGCACTTGATGCTTTAGGGCGTATCTATGTTGCTCACGAAGGAATCAATGCTCAGATGAGCGTTCCTGCAGATCAGTTTGAGGCTTTCCGCGATACACTGGAGGTGTATGAATTTATGAAAGGAATTCGTTTGAACGTAGCTGTTGAGCAAGACAATCATTCTTTTTTAAAATTAACAATAAAGGTCAGACATAAAATCGTTGCCGATGGATTAAATGATGATACTTTTGACGTAACCAATAAAGGGGTTCACTTAAAAGCTCAGGAATTTAATAATATGCTTGAGGATCCTAACACCATTGTGGTTGATTTTAGGAACCATTATGAAAGTGAAGTCGGTCATTTTGAAGGGGCTATTACACCTGATGTGGAAAACTTCAGAGAAAGCTTACCGATTATCAACGAGCAATTACAGGATTTTAAAGAAGACAAAAACCTGTTGATGTATTGTACCGGCGGGATCCGTTGTGAAAAAGCCAGTGCTTATTTTAAACATCAGGGCTTTAAAAACGTGTTCCAGCTAGAAGGTGGAATTATTGAATATACCCGCCAGATAAAAGAGGAAGGAATACAAAGTAAATTCATCGGTAAGAACTTTGTATTTGACCACCGTTTAGGCGAAAGAATTACAGATGATATCATTTCACAGTGCCACCAGTGTGGAAAGCCTTGTGACAATCATACCAATTGTTCTAATGATGCGTGTCATCTACTCTTTATCCAATGTGATGAATGTAAAGCGGCAATGGAAAACTGCTGCTCTACAGAGTGTTTGGATATCATACATTTGCCAATGGAAGAACAGGTGAAATTAAGGAAAGGATTACAGGTAGGAAACAAGGTTTTCAGAAAAGGCAAATCCGATGCTTTGAAATTTAAGAATTCCGGTGATTTACCTGCTAAACCTTTAGCAAAAGCCGAAACCAAAGATATCCGCAAAAAAATAGCGGTTAAAAAAGTATTGATTGGGAAAGCAGAACATTATTATTCAAAATCAAAGATCGGACAATTCCTGATTGAAAATAAAGAACTTACCGTGGGTGACAAAGTATTGATTTCAGGGCCCACAACAGGTGAAAAGGAATTGACCATTACTGAGATTTATGTGAATGGAAGCTCAAGTGAAACGGCAAAAAAAGGAGATCAGATTACTTTTGAAATTCCTTTTAGAATTCGTTTGTCAGATAAATTATATAAGGTCGGACAACCTTCGGAAGGAGTATAACAAGAAGAGAAGTACAAATGCTAAAGTCCGAACTTAGAAAAGAATATATGCAAAAAAGAAAAACCTTGTCATCTGATGAGGTTTTCTTGTTATCTGAAGCGATTTTCAAAAATTTTGTTAATTTTTTTAAGCCATTCCCAGGTCAGAAGGTGCATATTTTTCTTCCTATTGCAAAGTTTAATGAGATCAATACTCAGATTTTTGTTGAGTATTTCTTAAACAGTGGCATTCGTGTTTTCGTCCCGAAAGTTGTTGATCAGAAGCTTATTTCAATTGAAATATTTAGAGACTCCCTGTTTGAAACCAGTTCCTGGGGGATTTCAGAGCCTGTTTCCAATCAGGATTCCGGCATAAAGGAATTTGACCTTGTGATAACCCCTGTTCTCTACTGCGATGGTTTAGGAAATAGGGTAGGATATGGAAAAGGTTTTTATGACAGCTTTTTTCAGGAACTTTACGGAAAACCAAAAAAAATCGGGGTGAATTACTTCAATCCCGATGAGATTATAGATGATATCTGGGAAAATGATATCCCTTTAGATTATTTGGTTACTCCTACTGAGGTACTGTCTTTCTTTACAGGAGAGGAATAGAATTTTAAAAAGTAAAATTTGAATTCTTTTTTGAATTTTATTGGTTTTGACATAAGGGTGTATTGAGCGTTTTTCTCAAAAGTTCCAAGTGATCTGTTCTTATCGTCGAAATACTCTACATTGAATTTTGCATAATCCAAAGTATCTTTTTTATAAAAGTCCTTATGTACTTCCAGGTTATTTACTTTCACGGATTTCACCTTTAAGCTGTCTAGTTCCCTGAAAAGATTTTTGAAGGTAAGGCTGTCCGGTTTGTGAAAATAGCTTTCCATCTGGGAGTAAATTACCGTATCAATTTCCGTATTTCTTTTTCCTGACAGGTATAATGTAGATAAGTCTAAAAGCTCCTGCACTTTCTGCTTGGTAATAGAATTAATAGCCTGCATACTGTCCATCTGAACTGCCGGATAGGTTTTTGTATTATTGCTGTTCCTCAATTTATCCAGATCACTTACCTCGCTTTTCTTATTGTTACAGGAAATAAAAGCTGTTATCAGTAATAAGGCAATTAAAAATTTATTTATTCTTTTCATCAGTATTTGCAATTTTAAATTTAATAGATATTATTTTACCCTTATCATCCTTTTTCATCTCAA
The sequence above is drawn from the Chryseobacterium daecheongense genome and encodes:
- a CDS encoding MFS transporter, coding for MNTVQTKTIDTHKIVYPILFMISFSHFLNDLIQSTIPSLYPILKGEFKLSFSQIGIITLVFQLTASILQPFVGIYTDKKPNPRSLAIGMALSMAGLLLLAAAHEYYVILISVALIGMGSSVFHPEASRVAQLASGGQKGLAQSIFQVGGNSGSAIGPLLVALIVLPLGQGYVGLFAIAAFIGIIVLWRIGNWYAERLSIRKTVKHSDMVVHIDLSRKKVIFSITILLALVFSKYIYLASMTNYFTFFLIDKFHISVKDSQLYLFMFLAAVAVGTILGGKLGDKYGRKKIIWISILGAAPFTLCLPYLSLMWTVIFAILIGLIIASAFSAILVYATDLMPDKIGLVAGLFFGFMFGMGGIGSAVLGAVADDTSIEYVFKICAFLPLMGIITAFLPNIKGTKKH
- a CDS encoding T9SS type A sorting domain-containing protein, yielding MKTNLFAGQSMTKKVVLASLLLFLMNTMSFAQLNKVYASSQTNRAYGICVACFVQNPENAVGSNENDYSTLLVPIGLLGRTEQTLIFPTSNILADTNKLVIGVGTDQSILTAQLIGGISIETFLGDVSNNDYMNMFDDVLKLGGTDASRGAIELTMNKPFDRVKISLNSGLLNLNGGFRIYYAYQYKDPHISLMAYSKNGQVTLDGNVPFEGSDVALINTSGKEVYRSKLKSKTFESTLPEGVYIMTLTTKEGKIYSRKIMIK
- a CDS encoding N-acetylmuramoyl-L-alanine amidase yields the protein MYKQKFKIILSFILILLSQFIFSQKKFTIVLDAGHGGSDSGAKRTYSDIGLLAEKDVTLSVVLKLGRMLEKNKDFKVIYTRKFDEYPSLSDRTNLANRSKADLFISVHCNSAQRSSAYGTETYVQGPDQNDTNLEVAKRENDVIFLDEKDRQTFGSYDASSPESLIALKLQQSKYLESSLLFGGLVEDNFVNKDKRFSRGVFQKNLHVLRMNAMPSVLIETGFINHAEESHYLASDRGQEEIAESIYQAIIDYKKAIDRKSGGPSMIATKKPEPEKPVEVALKNDFRILLMSSPTKYNDGDPALKGLNYILPIKENGLYKYYYGVTNMASVKDINLRTAKDAGFKNAFAVGFMPNQKLSTGYYTIEVYVGDKLNGNSFILQTLKDVERNKESGVFYYTYGKVYTLEDAVKIQKELETKGIKNTIIQKVYR
- the rpsT gene encoding 30S ribosomal protein S20, translated to MANHKSALKRIRQNEVRKVRNRYYHKTARTAMKVLRNEEDKAAAAEQLPKVISLLDKLAKKNIIHKNKAANLKSKLTKHVNKLA
- a CDS encoding FadR/GntR family transcriptional regulator, encoding MTQIQKKTLAQEVAERLTEGILNETYSIGDQLPTEPELMKVYGVGRSSIREAIKILSIKGVLSVQQGVGTFVVSKNVQESLEIQMSNAEIEEVEEVRSLLESKVAAKAALNHTEAQLKTIKEYLDLRNKFAEENMALECYQADINFHLSIAEACGNKLLKEIYKIASRQVLRVFESSHKNNTEAFRISQKLHAELYEYIRNRDADNAALIAEKIIHKLL